One window from the genome of Bubalus kerabau isolate K-KA32 ecotype Philippines breed swamp buffalo chromosome 17, PCC_UOA_SB_1v2, whole genome shotgun sequence encodes:
- the LOC129630721 gene encoding zinc finger protein 883-like — HDGEKPYKCTECSKAFTNNSHLIQHQQIHAGEKPYKCTGCSKAFAYNSVLIKHRQIHTGEKPYKCTEYSKAFTYNSLPIQHWRNHTGEKPYICKECHKAFHHSSFLTPHQRIPTGEKPYKCTVCGKAFTYNSSLIKHRQIHTGEKPYKCTECSKAFAYNSCLIQHWGIHTGEKPYKCTECSKAFTCNSSLIQHQRIHTAEKPYICKECNKAFHRSSFLTQHQRIHTREKPYKCTEYGKAFTYQSNLIKHQRIHAGEKPYKCTECSKAFTYNSGLIQHQ, encoded by the coding sequence CAtgatggagagaaaccttataaatgtacagaatgtagcaaagcctttactaaCAACTCACACCTTATTCAACATCAGcaaattcatgctggagagaaaccttataaatgtacaggatgtagcaaagcctttgctTACAACTCAGTTCTTATTAAACATCggcaaattcatactggagagaaaccttataaatgtacagaatatagcaaagcctttacttacaactcacttCCTATTCAACATTGGCGaaatcatactggagagaaaccttatatatgtaaagaatgtcaCAAAGCCTTTCATCAttcctcatttcttactccaCATCAGAGAATTcccactggagagaaaccttataaatgtacagtatgtggcaaagcctttacttacaactcaagcCTTATTAAACATCGGCAaattcatacaggagagaaaccttataaatgtacagaatgtagcaaagcctttgctTACAACTCATGCCTTATTCAACATTGgggaattcatactggagagaaaccttataaatgtacagaatgtagcaaagctttTACTTGCAACTCAagccttattcaacatcagcgaattcatactgcagagaaaccttatatatgtaaagaatgtaacaaagcctttcatcgttcctcatttcttactcaacatcagcgaattcacactagggagaaaccatataaatgtacagaatatggcaaagcctttacttaccaGTCAAACCTTATtaaacatcagcgaattcatgctggagagaaaccttataaatgtacagaatgtagcaaagcctttacttacaactcaggccttattcaacatcagtga
- the LOC129632211 gene encoding zinc finger protein 883-like, which produces MSPQDTQDLMAKNPALEDVFRKVNLGMYQIFHLKNLNLMTDWEYTRVNERQFFPQQISSIHSKMYNVDDNGRDAIQPSFFNTYCGMVNTQQLSMYNKMSQTLSKSPSSNNYKSIYGGLRRYSGNETRYTFEGDSNLKKHQGPESSNKDSKTNNSRNTFDQMSGFSLDKSTCTGERTCSEYGKVSNHCSELTQQDAVQNPQKENKCKIGEKIFSKSSNLSRHRRIHTGRKPFKCTECCRAFNCHSLLTQHQRIHAGEKPYICKECNKAFRRSSFLTQHQRIHAGEKPYKCTVCGKAFTYNSSLIKHQQIHAGEKPYKCTECSKAFTYNSLLIQHRRIHTGEKPYKCTECSKAFTCNSDLIEHQRIHTGEKPYICKECNKAFRRSSFLTQHQRIHTGEKPYKCTVCGKAFTYNSGLIKHQQIHAGEKPYKCTECSKAFTYNSLLIQHRRIHTGEKPYKCTECSKAFTCNSDLIEHQRIHTGEKPYICKECNKAFRRSSFLSEHQRIHTGEKPYKCTECSKAFAYNSCLIQHRRTHTGEKPYKCTECSKAFAYNSCLIQHRRTHTGEKPYKCTACSKAFTYNSDRIEHQRIHTGEKPYICKECNKAFHRSSFLTQHQQIHTGQKPYECTECGKACTYKSNLIQHQRIHAR; this is translated from the coding sequence ATGTCTCCACAGGACACCCAGGAtttgatggcaaagaatccagcATTGGAAGATGTATTCCGAAAAGTAAACCTAGGAATGTATCAAATATTTCAcctcaaaaacttaaatttaatgaCGGATTGGGAATATACCAGGGTAAATGAAAGACAGTTCTTCCCCCAACAGATATCTTCTATCCATTCCAAGATGTATAATGTTGATGATAATGGAagagatgcaatccaaccatcattCTTCAATACATATTGTGGTATGGTTAATACACAACAGCTTTCCATGTATAATAAAATGAGTCAGACCTTAAGTAAGAGCCCCAGCTCCAATAATTACAAGAGTATTTATGGCGGACTGAGAAGATATTCCGGCAATGAAACTAGGTATACATTTGAAGGAGACTCAAACCTTAAGAAACATCAGGGACCTGAATCTTCAAACAAGGATTCAAAAActaataatagtagaaatacctttgatcaaatgtcaggtttttctctagataaGAGTACTTGTACTGGAGAGAGGACTTGTAGTGAATATGGTAAGGTTTCTAATCACTGTTCAGAACTTACTCAACAGGATGCTgttcagaatccacagaaagaaaacaagtgtaagaTAGGTGAGAAAATATTTAGTAAGTCATCCAATCTAAGTAGACATAGGAGAATTCATACAGGAAGGAAacctttcaaatgtacagaatgttgCAGAGCATTTAACTGTCACTCacttcttactcaacatcagcgaattcatgctggagagaaaccttatatatgtaaagaatgtaacaaagcctttcgtcgttcctcatttcttactcaacatcagagaattcacgctggagagaaaccttataaatgtacagtatgtggcaaagcctttacttacaactcaagcCTTATTAAACATCAGcaaattcatgctggagagaaaccttataaatgtacagaatgtagcaaagcctttacttacaactcacttcttattcaacatcggcgaattcatactggagagaaaccttataaatgtacagaatgtagcaaagcctttacttgcaACTCAGACCTTattgaacatcagcgaattcatactggagagaaaccttatatatgcaaagaatgtaacaaagcctttcgtcgttcctcatttcttactcaacatcagagaattcacactggagagaaaccttataaatgcacagtatgtggcaaagcctttacttacaactcaggCCTTATTAAACATCAGcaaattcatgctggagagaaaccttataaatgtacagaatgtagcaaagcctttacttacaactcacttcttattcaacatcggcgaattcatactggagagaagccttataaatgtacagaatgtagcaaagcctttacttgcaACTCAGACCTTattgaacatcagcgaattcatactggagagaaaccttatatatgtaaagaatgtaacaaagcctttcgtcgttcctcatttctttctgaacatcagcgaattcatactggagagaaaccttataaatgtacagaatgtagcaaagcctttgctTACAACTCATGCCTTATTCAACATCGGcgaactcatactggagagaaaccttataaatgtacagaatgtagcaaagcctttgctTACAACTCATGCCTTATTCAACATCGGcgaactcatactggagagaaaccttataaatgtacagcatgtagcaaagcctttacttataaTTCAGACCGTattgaacatcagcgaattcatactggagagaaaccttatatatgtaaagaatgtaacaaagcctttcatcgttcctcatttcttactcaacatcagcaaATTCACACTGGACAGAAACCGTAtgaatgtacagaatgtggcaaagcctgtaCTTACAAGTCAAACCTTAttcaacatcagagaattcatgctcgatag